A region of Ictidomys tridecemlineatus isolate mIctTri1 chromosome 4, mIctTri1.hap1, whole genome shotgun sequence DNA encodes the following proteins:
- the LOC144377426 gene encoding uncharacterized protein LOC144377426, translated as MPSASGASQARPFRGQVWDPCLRSRRRDTRGPLLCARIGAAKLRREFARLKLSARKEMQDLGSREAKKDVAWLGLCACGVPSPISPFQGTCWNKLTSAHRVRFKC; from the exons ATGCCGAGCGCCAGCGGGGCCTCCCAGGCGCGGCCGTTTCGGGGCCAGGTATGGGACCCCTGTCTCCGCTCTAGGCGAAGGGACACCAGAGGGCCGCTGCTGTGCGCCCGCATAGGCGCCGCCAAGCTCCGAAG GGAGTTTGCCCGCCTGAAGCTGAGCGCCCGCAAGGAGATGCAGGACCTTGG atccagagaggccaagaaggaCGTGGCCTGGCTTGGCCTGTGTGCCTGTGGAGTGCCATCGCCCATCTCCCCTTTCCAGGGGACTTGCTGGAACAAGTTAACTTCTGCTCACAGAGTGAGGTTCAAGTGTTAA
- the Dipk1b gene encoding divergent protein kinase domain 1B — MRRLRRLTHLVLLCHFSKGLQGRLPGLRVKYVLLVWLGIFAGSWMVYLHYSSYSELCRGHVCQVVICDQYRKGIISGSICRDLCELHKVEWRTCLSSAPGQQVYSGLWQDKEVTIKCGIEEALNSKARSEVAPRRELVLFDKPTRGTSIKEFREMTLSFLKANLGDLPSLPALVGQVLLMADFNKDSRVSLAEAKSVWALLQRNEFLLLLSLQEKEHASRLLGCCGDLYLTEGAPRGSWPAALPPLLRPLLPPALQRALQQWFGPAWPWRAKIAIGLLEFVEDLFHSSYGTFYMCETTLANVGHTATYDFKMADLQQVAPEAAVRRFLQGRHCEQSADCTYGRDCRAPCDRLMRQCKGDLIQPNLAKVCELLRDYLLPGAPADLREELGKQLRTCTTLSGLASQVEAHHSLVLSHLKTLLWKKISNTKYS; from the exons ATGAGGCGGCTGCGGCGCCTGACGCACCTGGTGCTCCTCTGCCACTTCTCCAAGGGCCTGCAG GGCCGGCTGCCAGGCCTCAGGGTCAAGTATGTCTTGCTGGTCTGGCTGGGCATCTTCGCGGGCAGCTGGATGGTGTACCTGCACTACTCGTCCTACTCCGAGCTCTGCCGCGGCCACGTCTGCCAGGTGGTGATC TGTGACCAGTACCGCAAGGGCATCATCTCGGGCTCCATCTGCCGGGACCTGTGTGAGCTGCACAAGGTGGAGTGGAGGACCTGTCTGTCCTCGGCCCCAGGCCAGCAG GTGTACAGCGGACTCTGGCAGGACAAGGAGGTGACCATCAAGTGTGGCATTGAGGAGGCCCTCAACTCCAAGGCCAGGTCTGAGGTGGCCCCCCGGCGGGAGCTGGTGCTGTTTGACAAGCCCACCCGGGGCACCTCCATCAAGGAGTTCCGAGAGATGACCCTCAGCTTCCTCAAG GCTAACCTGGGAGACCTGCCATCCCTGCCAGCCCTAGTGGGACAGGTCCTCCTCATGGCTGATTTCAACAAAGACAGCAGGGTGTCCCTGGCGGAGGCCAAATCCGTGTGGGCCCTGCTGCAGCGCAACGAgttcctgctgctgctgtccctgcaGGAGAAGGAGCATGCCTCGCGCCTGCTGGGCTGCTGTGGGGACCTCTACCTCACTGAGGGTGCCCCCCGCGGCTCCTGGCCGGCTGCGCTGCCGCCCCTATTGCGCCCACTGCTGCCCCCCGCGCTACAGAGGGCCCTGCAGCAGTGGTTCGGGCCTGCGTGGCCCTGGCGTGCCAAGATCGCCATCGGCCTGCTGGAGTTTGTGGAAGACCTCTTCCACAGCTCCTACGGGACCTTCTACATGTGTGAGACCACGCTGGCCAACGTTGGCCACACTGCCACCTACGACTTCAAGATGGCCGACCTGCAGCAAGTGGCACCTGAGGCCGCTGTTCGCCGCTTCCTGCAGGGCCGCCACTGCGAGCAGAGTGCTGACTGCACCTACGGGCGTGACTGCAGGGCCCCCTGCGACCGGCTCATGAGGCAGTGCAAGGGCGACCTCATCCAGCCCAACCTGGCCAAGGTGTGCGAGCTACTGAGGGACTACCTGCTGCCTGGCGCGCCAGCTGACCTCCGGGAGGAGCTGGGCAAGCAGTTACGCACCTGCACCACACTGAGCGGGCTGGCCAGTCAGGTGGAGGCCCACCACTCGCTGGTTCTCAGCCACCTCAAGACCCTTCTTTGGAAGAAGATCTCCAACACCAAGTACTCCTGA